One window of the Methylovirgula sp. HY1 genome contains the following:
- a CDS encoding helix-turn-helix domain-containing protein — translation MGKPNRITEWRERREMTLEALAERAGISTTYLWRIENGERNLSLKNLKKLASALSIQQKELVPGEVKGVPLVGFVGAGAETHRFDDGQGPFDEVEAPDGATDKTVAVEIRGESLGVLFDRWLVFYDDVRRPVTTDLIGVLCVVGLADGHVLIKKIEKGQLKGRFTLRSNIEPPIYDAEIIWAARVKQMRPR, via the coding sequence ATGGGCAAACCAAACCGCATCACCGAATGGCGCGAACGGCGCGAGATGACGCTGGAAGCGCTTGCAGAACGTGCCGGAATTTCAACAACCTACCTTTGGCGTATCGAAAACGGCGAGCGCAATCTCAGCCTTAAAAACCTGAAAAAATTAGCGTCCGCTTTATCGATTCAACAAAAAGAGCTTGTCCCTGGAGAGGTCAAGGGAGTTCCTCTCGTGGGCTTTGTGGGCGCTGGCGCGGAAACTCACCGATTCGACGATGGGCAAGGCCCTTTTGATGAAGTAGAGGCGCCAGATGGAGCAACGGATAAGACGGTCGCGGTGGAAATTCGTGGCGAATCACTCGGAGTCCTATTCGATCGATGGCTGGTCTTCTATGATGACGTGCGCCGTCCCGTGACCACCGACCTCATCGGTGTCCTTTGCGTCGTCGGTCTTGCTGACGGCCATGTGCTGATCAAAAAGATTGAAAAGGGCCAACTCAAAGGCCGCTTCACCCTTCGATCTAATATCGAACCGCCAATCTACGATGCCGAGATTATATGGGCCGCGCGGGTGAAGCAGATGAGGCCGAGATGA
- a CDS encoding ParB/RepB/Spo0J family partition protein — MSLREAFAPLCDIGGISPLNPRQLGEDDLSGLRASLMKSGLLNPLLVERQSDSNLLLVLDGGRRWRALMALADAGAIAADYEVPVTIIDGAPATKRELALETSFHRRQLHPVEEYEAFAALEDDGFAPEQIAKDFGEILHHVRQRLALGRLAPEIRAAWRDGTLTAEHAKAFAVADSLEAQRACLELFHRNAEFVSPAVIRSHLRSDAISADAPEALFVGLDAYLAAGGHADEDLFSAPAMIWRDGSLAGRLAAEKLEAEGKRIAAEEGWGFIVVARADRRETVMAHPKLAKPAYLAAEIDRRAAIGFEMSAPNTPAETLDALERKLDAIEAKAILRSLTRPERAALGLFVGIDDAGALSVTRGVLRDDAVNNVSDSAPFPKSGAVPREAADPTPAASREKSSRKEHNSDELRLVLFKAVEQGFRECIAGDVGLALMVGVTALANSSVRAFVPFNTQIDCDGLGLDIYALSHQDSFEEALALAAEKPLCDLTTFFCKLVARSCEVHVDGMLLSDLAPIAGSFRHRGAPLAAAFARALDYDHYFAAATKDAALKAIEACDSQAAAAEAGKLKKDALKARAATLARDRKWLPAPLDAWAQLPQGADEAIREASQEGPDAPAAFGAEDDEIDVEIDVEIEEPHARLTDARKICVAYDGFFADRCRLADQAFEKASILYESYVDYCGDYREPSSQTVFSAALIADGFTKKRLKNGVHYYGLALSECV, encoded by the coding sequence ATGAGCTTGAGGGAAGCTTTCGCGCCTTTATGCGATATCGGCGGAATATCGCCGCTCAATCCGCGCCAGCTCGGCGAGGATGATCTGTCCGGGCTGCGCGCCAGTCTCATGAAGAGCGGATTGCTCAACCCCTTGCTCGTCGAACGGCAGAGCGACTCGAATCTGTTATTGGTTCTCGATGGCGGCCGCCGTTGGCGCGCGCTCATGGCGCTGGCGGATGCCGGCGCGATCGCCGCGGATTACGAAGTCCCCGTCACGATCATCGACGGCGCCCCGGCGACAAAGCGCGAGCTCGCGCTCGAAACCAGCTTCCATCGCCGACAGCTCCATCCCGTCGAGGAATATGAGGCCTTCGCCGCCCTCGAGGACGACGGCTTTGCGCCGGAGCAAATCGCCAAGGATTTCGGCGAGATCTTGCACCATGTGCGCCAGCGCCTGGCGCTCGGACGCCTGGCGCCCGAAATCCGCGCCGCCTGGCGCGATGGCACATTGACGGCCGAGCATGCGAAGGCCTTCGCTGTCGCCGACAGCCTCGAAGCGCAGCGCGCCTGTCTCGAACTTTTTCATCGCAACGCCGAGTTCGTCAGCCCGGCGGTGATCCGCTCGCATCTGCGCAGCGACGCGATCAGCGCGGATGCGCCCGAGGCGCTGTTTGTCGGGCTCGACGCCTATCTCGCCGCCGGCGGCCACGCCGACGAGGATCTGTTCAGCGCGCCCGCGATGATCTGGCGTGACGGCTCCCTCGCTGGGCGCCTCGCGGCGGAAAAACTCGAAGCCGAAGGCAAGCGCATCGCCGCCGAAGAAGGCTGGGGCTTTATCGTCGTCGCGCGTGCCGATCGCCGCGAGACGGTCATGGCCCATCCAAAGCTGGCAAAGCCGGCCTATCTCGCGGCCGAGATCGACCGTCGCGCCGCCATCGGTTTCGAGATGAGCGCTCCGAATACGCCGGCCGAGACGTTGGATGCTCTGGAGCGCAAACTTGATGCCATCGAAGCCAAGGCGATCTTGCGCAGCCTGACGCGGCCCGAACGCGCGGCGCTCGGCCTCTTCGTCGGTATCGATGACGCCGGCGCGCTGTCCGTCACGCGCGGTGTCCTACGCGACGACGCTGTCAACAATGTTTCCGATTCCGCGCCATTCCCGAAATCTGGCGCGGTCCCGCGAGAGGCGGCAGATCCCACGCCTGCCGCCTCTCGCGAAAAATCCAGCCGCAAAGAGCATAACTCCGACGAGCTGCGTCTAGTGCTGTTCAAAGCGGTCGAACAAGGTTTTCGCGAATGCATCGCCGGCGACGTGGGACTTGCCTTGATGGTCGGCGTCACAGCGCTCGCAAATAGCAGCGTGCGCGCCTTCGTTCCCTTCAACACGCAGATCGATTGCGACGGATTAGGCCTCGACATCTATGCCCTTTCCCATCAAGACTCATTCGAAGAGGCGCTCGCGCTCGCCGCCGAAAAGCCGCTCTGCGATCTGACGACCTTTTTCTGCAAGCTCGTGGCGCGAAGCTGCGAAGTGCACGTCGATGGGATGCTGCTGTCGGATCTCGCACCGATCGCCGGCTCCTTCCGCCACCGTGGCGCGCCGCTCGCCGCCGCCTTTGCCCGCGCGCTCGATTATGATCACTATTTCGCCGCGGCCACCAAGGATGCCGCGCTAAAGGCGATCGAGGCCTGCGATAGCCAGGCGGCCGCGGCCGAAGCGGGCAAACTCAAGAAGGACGCGCTGAAAGCCCGCGCCGCGACGCTGGCACGCGATCGAAAATGGCTGCCCGCGCCCCTCGACGCATGGGCGCAGCTGCCGCAAGGCGCCGACGAAGCGATACGAGAAGCGAGCCAGGAAGGGCCGGATGCTCCTGCCGCGTTCGGCGCGGAGGATGACGAGATCGATGTCGAGATCGATGTCGAGATCGAAGAGCCCCACGCGCGGCTCACAGACGCGCGCAAGATCTGCGTCGCCTATGACGGTTTTTTTGCCGACCGCTGCCGTCTTGCCGACCAAGCCTTCGAAAAAGCGTCGATCCTCTATGAGAGCTATGTCGATTATTGCGGCGACTATAGGGAGCCATCGAGCCAGACGGTGTTCAGCGCCGCCCTCATCGCCGACGGTTTTACCAAGAAGCGGCTCAAGAACGGCGTGCATTATTACGGCCTCGCGCTCAGCGAGTGCGTATGA
- the ssb gene encoding single-stranded DNA-binding protein, with the protein MAGSLNKVILIGHLGRDPDVRRMQSGDAVVSFSMATSETWRDKATGERKERAEWHNVVIFNEHLAKIAEQYLKKGALVLVEGKMRTREYTDRDGANRRTTEVVLDRFGGELVLLDRVERAAPDPDSYGTTRTRSASSSEATGEKPGTTSEMIGDEIPF; encoded by the coding sequence ATGGCTGGCAGCCTCAACAAAGTGATCCTGATCGGCCATCTCGGCCGCGATCCGGACGTGCGCCGCATGCAATCGGGTGATGCCGTCGTGTCCTTTTCGATGGCGACATCGGAGACCTGGCGCGACAAGGCGACCGGGGAGCGCAAAGAGCGCGCCGAATGGCACAATGTCGTGATCTTCAACGAGCATCTCGCGAAGATCGCCGAGCAATATTTGAAGAAAGGCGCGCTCGTCCTCGTCGAAGGAAAGATGCGCACGCGCGAATATACCGATCGCGACGGCGCCAATCGCCGCACGACGGAAGTCGTGCTCGATCGCTTCGGCGGCGAACTCGTCCTGCTCGATCGCGTCGAACGCGCAGCGCCCGACCCTGACAGCTACGGCACGACGCGGACGCGTTCCGCATCGAGCAGCGAAGCGACAGGCGAAAAACCGGGCACGACGAGCGAGATGATCGGTGACGAGATTCCATTCTAA
- a CDS encoding DUF5131 family protein — translation MSDRSKIEWTDATWNPIRAITREGKIGWHCEKISAACANCYAEAMNQRLGTGLEYHSKHFFYDDKRSDKKSLVFLDEKTLLQPLHWKRPRRIFVCSMTDLFGDWVTDEMRDRIHAIMALTPHHDYQILTKRSARMRQYATNPATPPRIWAAVDALIDLWNSGGAGFRLRAIDNDPKIVALADQGASWGGETPWPLKNVWFGVTAENQQAADKRIPDLLATSATMRFVSIEPMLGPIDLERIGTLDTIRSAMPEIVAREEDDLCQNSVSGMQIDVINSAHQATIYYQTPDHMGGFAIRFPRPFPRLDWVICGGESGPHARPMHPDWARSLRDQCAAASVPFFFKQWGEFREFDHETREITLVEAGSDFAESVLAAACNPSWITADGRHIRNQDDLPEHGEPRARLIERVGKKSAGRLLDGREHSEFPGRQA, via the coding sequence ATGTCTGATCGCAGCAAGATCGAATGGACGGATGCAACTTGGAATCCGATCCGCGCGATCACGCGCGAGGGAAAAATTGGATGGCATTGCGAGAAAATCTCCGCGGCATGCGCTAATTGCTATGCCGAAGCGATGAACCAACGTCTTGGAACCGGTCTCGAATATCATTCCAAGCACTTCTTTTACGACGACAAGCGCTCTGATAAGAAAAGCCTCGTCTTTCTCGACGAGAAGACGCTACTGCAGCCCCTCCATTGGAAGCGTCCGCGTAGGATCTTCGTCTGCAGCATGACGGATCTCTTCGGGGATTGGGTGACAGACGAGATGCGGGACCGCATCCACGCCATCATGGCGCTGACACCGCATCATGACTATCAAATTTTGACGAAGCGGTCGGCGCGGATGCGGCAATACGCGACTAACCCAGCAACGCCGCCACGCATTTGGGCTGCGGTTGATGCATTGATTGATCTCTGGAACTCGGGGGGTGCCGGATTCCGGCTTCGTGCGATCGATAATGATCCGAAGATCGTCGCGCTCGCGGACCAAGGCGCGTCATGGGGCGGCGAAACGCCTTGGCCTCTCAAAAACGTCTGGTTCGGCGTGACCGCAGAAAATCAGCAAGCCGCCGACAAGCGCATTCCCGATCTTCTCGCAACGTCGGCAACAATGCGCTTCGTGTCGATCGAGCCGATGCTCGGGCCGATTGACTTGGAGCGCATAGGCACGCTTGACACCATACGCTCCGCAATGCCCGAGATTGTCGCCCGCGAGGAAGACGATTTATGCCAGAATTCGGTTTCTGGCATGCAGATCGATGTTATCAACAGCGCTCATCAGGCAACGATCTATTACCAAACGCCTGATCACATGGGCGGTTTCGCCATCCGCTTTCCACGTCCGTTTCCACGTCTCGATTGGGTGATCTGCGGCGGCGAGAGCGGCCCGCACGCGCGGCCGATGCATCCCGATTGGGCGCGCAGTCTGCGCGATCAATGCGCGGCGGCAAGCGTTCCATTTTTCTTTAAGCAATGGGGTGAGTTCCGCGAGTTCGATCACGAAACGCGCGAAATAACCCTAGTTGAAGCCGGCAGCGACTTCGCGGAGTCTGTTCTTGCCGCCGCCTGCAATCCATCGTGGATCACGGCTGACGGTCGCCATATCAGAAATCAGGATGATTTGCCGGAACACGGAGAGCCACGCGCTCGATTGATCGAACGCGTCGGCAAGAAGAGCGCCGGTCGCTTGCTCGACGGCCGCGAGCATAGTGAATTTCCGGGGAGGCAAGCATGA
- a CDS encoding AlpA family transcriptional regulator — MTIATPIALPQPAAPPSDRYLRLPQVLAMIGISTRTLYRKMDDGTFPRQRALGDNSVAWLESEVVAWMRSRPVAK, encoded by the coding sequence ATGACGATCGCAACGCCTATCGCCCTACCGCAGCCTGCAGCCCCTCCGTCCGACCGCTATTTGCGACTGCCGCAAGTCCTCGCGATGATCGGCATCAGCACGCGGACGCTCTATCGCAAGATGGACGACGGCACATTTCCGCGTCAGCGCGCGCTTGGCGACAACAGCGTCGCGTGGCTCGAATCGGAAGTCGTCGCCTGGATGCGGTCGCGGCCCGTCGCGAAGTGA
- a CDS encoding HNH endonuclease — protein sequence MKYRAIIYSPAEMRWLEDNRMMVISDYHRAFCAAFDRKDVAASHLHNLRKRKGWKVGRAPERYIGRHRKYSEAEIAWLQANCTLPIAEYHNSFCTKFERSDVTAQQLYVLRKAKKWKTGRTGRFDKGHTTWSKGKKLGNNPGSARTQFKKCGLPHNTKFTGHERVTNGYVWISVDEPNPYTGFERRYIQKHRWLWEQAHGQIPEGMCLKCRGDALNTDPSNWELVPRGLLPRLNGRSGRNYDTAPEELKPTIMAVAKLEHRLRSVVD from the coding sequence GTGAAGTATCGCGCCATTATCTATTCGCCCGCAGAAATGCGATGGCTCGAGGACAATAGGATGATGGTCATTAGCGACTATCATCGCGCATTCTGCGCCGCGTTTGACAGAAAGGACGTCGCCGCCTCCCATCTCCACAATCTCCGCAAGCGCAAAGGCTGGAAGGTTGGTCGCGCGCCGGAACGTTACATCGGACGTCACAGAAAATATTCCGAAGCGGAGATCGCGTGGCTGCAGGCAAATTGCACGCTGCCGATCGCCGAGTATCATAATTCGTTCTGTACCAAATTCGAGCGCAGCGACGTGACGGCGCAGCAGCTTTATGTGCTGCGTAAAGCGAAAAAGTGGAAGACGGGCCGTACCGGGCGCTTCGACAAAGGCCACACGACCTGGAGCAAGGGCAAGAAGCTCGGCAACAACCCGGGATCAGCTCGCACGCAGTTTAAGAAATGCGGATTGCCGCACAACACGAAATTTACAGGCCACGAACGCGTCACCAATGGCTATGTTTGGATCAGCGTCGACGAACCAAACCCTTACACCGGGTTCGAGCGCCGCTATATTCAGAAGCACCGCTGGCTTTGGGAACAAGCGCACGGCCAGATCCCCGAGGGGATGTGTCTCAAGTGCAGGGGCGATGCTCTGAACACCGATCCTTCAAATTGGGAGCTGGTCCCTCGCGGTCTATTGCCGCGCCTCAATGGCCGCTCCGGGCGCAACTATGATACCGCGCCGGAAGAACTTAAACCGACAATCATGGCGGTCGCTAAGCTGGAGCATCGGCTGCGCTCCGTGGTCGATTGA
- a CDS encoding integrase arm-type DNA-binding domain-containing protein, with product MPLSELQIRRAKPAEKPFKLADGHGLHVLVTPAGGKLWRLRFDFAGKEKLLSIGPYPDIGLAAAREAAQAAKKLLREGKDPTVEKRLQRLSVASVAGLSFEEVARDWHERQKPRWTERHARDVIISLERNIFPQLGRVPIAQVTPPALLGALRIIEGRAAIETAARVRQRIEAIFDYAGALGVVTDNPAKTVANALKPITRGKQPAIVELAGAREVLAKAEAIPAHPVTRLALRFLALTVVRPGDVRGALWSEIEGLGGPSPQWVIPAARMKMRRDHIAPLSAQAVAVLEVLKPLSGYGALIFPSTRAAHRPLSENAIGYLLNRAGYHQRHVPHGWRATFSTVMNERFRGDRAVIDLMLAHVKGDKTEAAYNRALHLDRRRELAQIWADLLLDGAPAPAALIDQPRR from the coding sequence ATGCCGCTCAGCGAGCTCCAAATCCGGCGTGCCAAACCGGCCGAAAAGCCCTTCAAGCTGGCCGATGGGCATGGGCTGCACGTCCTCGTCACGCCGGCCGGCGGCAAGCTCTGGCGCCTGCGCTTTGATTTCGCCGGCAAAGAAAAGCTGCTATCGATCGGACCCTATCCCGATATCGGACTTGCGGCCGCGAGAGAAGCCGCCCAGGCGGCCAAGAAGCTGCTGCGCGAAGGCAAGGACCCGACCGTCGAGAAGCGCCTCCAGCGCCTTTCTGTGGCGTCTGTCGCGGGATTGTCGTTCGAAGAGGTCGCGCGCGATTGGCACGAGCGGCAAAAGCCGCGATGGACCGAGCGGCATGCCCGCGATGTCATCATCTCGCTCGAGCGCAATATCTTTCCGCAGCTCGGCCGCGTGCCGATCGCGCAGGTGACGCCGCCGGCGCTCCTCGGGGCGCTCCGCATCATCGAGGGCCGCGCGGCGATCGAGACGGCCGCACGCGTGCGCCAGCGGATCGAGGCGATTTTCGATTATGCCGGCGCGCTTGGCGTCGTGACGGACAATCCAGCGAAAACGGTCGCCAACGCATTGAAGCCGATCACGCGCGGCAAGCAGCCGGCGATCGTCGAGCTGGCCGGCGCGCGCGAAGTGTTGGCGAAGGCCGAGGCGATTCCGGCGCATCCGGTGACACGGCTCGCGCTGCGCTTCCTGGCGCTCACCGTTGTCCGGCCTGGCGATGTCCGCGGTGCGCTGTGGAGCGAGATCGAGGGCCTCGGTGGCCCATCGCCGCAATGGGTCATCCCGGCGGCGCGGATGAAGATGCGTCGCGATCATATCGCGCCGCTCAGCGCCCAGGCCGTCGCTGTCCTCGAGGTCCTGAAGCCGCTGTCGGGTTACGGCGCCTTGATCTTTCCCTCGACCAGGGCTGCGCATCGGCCGTTAAGCGAGAACGCGATCGGCTATCTCTTGAACCGCGCGGGCTATCATCAAAGGCATGTGCCGCATGGATGGCGTGCGACCTTCTCGACGGTGATGAACGAACGGTTTCGCGGCGATCGCGCGGTCATTGATCTGATGCTGGCACATGTGAAAGGCGACAAAACAGAGGCGGCCTATAATCGGGCGCTCCATCTCGATCGGCGGCGCGAGCTGGCCCAGATTTGGGCCGATCTTCTGCTCGATGGCGCGCCGGCGCCGGCGGCGCTTATTGATCAGCCGCGACGGTGA
- a CDS encoding YdiU family protein has product MTAPIPFDNSYARLPDSFYARVLPTPVAAPGLVKLNSALALQLGIDPSLFATPEGVEILVGKRIPEGAEPIATAYAGHQFGQFVPQLGDGRAILLGEVIDCSGTRRDIQLKGSGPTPFSRRGDGRAALGPVLREYIVSEAMAALGIPTTRALAAAMTGETIMRDTILPGAVLTRVASSHIRVGTFQFFAARRDVEALRHLADYAIARHYPDAAGAAQPYRAFLDQVIARQAELVARWLLVGFIHGVMNTDNMSIAGETIDYGPCAFMDTYGPATVFSSIDYYGRYAYAKQPAMAHWNLARLADCLIPLLSENQDEAIAQANDSLAGFAARFNAAYFGGLRRKLALSTELEGDSDLMQTLLDRMAVNKADFTLTFRRLCDAAASPEADDMVRSLFENPAAFDEWAIGWRQRLEHEPQDRNARRDAMRRVNPAFIPRNHRVEAVIEAAVARRDFAPFEALLSVLSAPYDDQPGFAHYSDPPPPSQASYQTFCGT; this is encoded by the coding sequence ATGACAGCGCCTATCCCCTTCGACAATTCCTACGCCCGGCTGCCGGATTCATTTTATGCGCGAGTCCTGCCGACACCCGTCGCCGCGCCCGGCCTCGTCAAGCTCAACAGCGCGCTGGCTTTGCAGCTCGGGATCGATCCGAGCCTATTCGCCACGCCGGAAGGCGTCGAGATCCTCGTCGGCAAGCGTATTCCCGAGGGCGCCGAGCCGATCGCGACAGCCTATGCCGGACACCAATTCGGCCAGTTCGTTCCCCAGCTCGGCGACGGACGCGCGATTCTCCTCGGCGAAGTGATCGATTGCAGCGGCACACGCCGCGACATTCAGCTCAAGGGTTCAGGCCCGACGCCCTTCTCGCGGCGCGGCGATGGCCGTGCGGCACTCGGGCCCGTGCTACGCGAATATATCGTCAGCGAGGCGATGGCCGCGCTCGGCATCCCGACCACCCGTGCGCTCGCCGCCGCGATGACGGGCGAAACCATCATGCGCGATACGATCTTGCCAGGAGCCGTGCTGACCCGCGTCGCGTCGAGCCATATCCGCGTCGGCACTTTTCAATTCTTTGCCGCACGCCGCGATGTCGAAGCGCTCCGTCACCTCGCCGATTACGCGATCGCGCGGCATTATCCCGATGCCGCCGGCGCGGCGCAGCCCTATCGGGCTTTCTTGGACCAGGTGATCGCACGACAGGCGGAACTCGTCGCGCGCTGGCTGCTGGTCGGCTTCATCCATGGCGTCATGAACACCGATAATATGTCGATTGCAGGCGAGACCATAGACTACGGCCCCTGCGCCTTCATGGACACCTATGGGCCGGCAACCGTCTTCAGTTCGATCGATTATTATGGCCGCTATGCCTATGCGAAACAGCCGGCCATGGCGCACTGGAATCTTGCCCGCCTCGCCGATTGCTTGATTCCCCTGCTCTCGGAAAATCAAGACGAAGCCATCGCGCAAGCCAATGACTCGCTCGCCGGCTTTGCCGCGCGCTTCAACGCGGCCTATTTCGGCGGCTTGAGACGCAAGCTTGCGCTGTCGACGGAACTTGAGGGCGATAGCGATCTCATGCAGACTCTGCTCGATCGCATGGCCGTGAACAAGGCCGATTTCACCCTGACGTTCCGGCGTCTGTGCGATGCGGCGGCGAGTCCAGAAGCCGATGACATGGTGCGCTCGCTCTTCGAGAACCCGGCTGCTTTCGACGAATGGGCTATCGGTTGGCGCCAGCGTCTTGAACACGAGCCGCAGGATAGAAACGCACGCCGAGATGCGATGCGCCGCGTCAACCCGGCTTTTATCCCGCGCAATCACCGCGTCGAGGCGGTCATAGAGGCCGCTGTGGCGAGGCGCGATTTCGCGCCCTTCGAGGCATTGCTGAGCGTCCTTTCCGCGCCCTACGACGACCAGCCGGGATTTGCGCATTACAGCGATCCGCCGCCGCCCAGCCAGGCTAGCTACCAGACCTTCTGCGGGACGTGA
- a CDS encoding ABC transporter ATP-binding protein, whose translation MNGHCLLEIKNLDAGYGAVPVLFGIDLSVCAGEIVALVGSNGAGKTTLLRTISRILPARGTLRFAGEDLLPMTPEATFSRGLVQVPEGRQLFGGMTVAENLLMGTYRRRDKDVAQSFEQVYALFPILKERRRQLAGNMSGGEQQMCAMARALMAHPRLLLIDEMSLGLAPVIVDQLLVVLQEIRAQGVTVLLVEQDVFAAFSIADRAYVMETGRIVREGPVATLADDPTVRDAYLGTAG comes from the coding sequence ATGAACGGCCACTGCCTTCTCGAGATCAAAAACCTCGACGCCGGTTATGGCGCGGTGCCGGTGCTTTTCGGCATAGACCTGAGTGTCTGCGCGGGCGAGATCGTCGCGCTCGTCGGCAGCAATGGCGCCGGCAAGACGACTTTGCTGCGCACGATCTCGCGCATCCTTCCGGCGCGTGGAACGCTTCGCTTCGCCGGCGAAGATCTGCTGCCGATGACGCCGGAAGCCACCTTCAGCCGCGGTCTCGTGCAGGTGCCGGAAGGCCGTCAGCTCTTCGGTGGCATGACGGTCGCGGAAAATTTGCTGATGGGCACCTATCGGCGCCGCGACAAAGATGTGGCGCAGAGCTTCGAGCAAGTCTATGCGCTGTTCCCGATTCTGAAGGAACGGCGCCGGCAGCTCGCCGGCAATATGTCCGGGGGCGAGCAGCAAATGTGCGCCATGGCGCGCGCGCTGATGGCCCATCCGCGTTTGCTTTTGATCGATGAGATGAGCCTCGGGTTGGCGCCGGTGATCGTCGATCAACTGCTCGTCGTCTTGCAGGAGATCCGCGCGCAAGGGGTGACGGTGCTGCTCGTCGAGCAGGATGTTTTCGCTGCCTTCAGCATCGCCGACCGGGCCTATGTCATGGAAACCGGCCGCATCGTCCGCGAAGGGCCGGTCGCCACACTCGCCGACGATCCCACTGTGCGCGACGCCTATCTCGGTACCGCGGGGTAA